One genomic segment of Bombina bombina isolate aBomBom1 chromosome 4, aBomBom1.pri, whole genome shotgun sequence includes these proteins:
- the LOC128658253 gene encoding left-right determination factor 2-like — MTLLLYWLLSALCLTTISGFTSDDIKEALLKKLSLPEVPQVHKRDLDNLVIPKHIQDKYISMLHKHRERKRRSLPSLAGIIRGISGNADISGEVLYSDTTKQTLVFEMEARIPDNSEVTMAELKLFKISPNLFNAPDRRLHRPVTNARVSVYYVEILADGTNRTSLIDSRLVPIMESGWRSFDVTMAVHYWMRNKGQRNMHLQIKVDGERHGSYASNMAKLVQFTTQDPSDSVLGKPELVLYTLNLDEHGARGDCANSGTKKDNACCREEYYINFREMTWTQYWIIEPAGYQAFHCVGGCKQPRFPMRQYGYGERTCSVAESAPLPVMYLVKKGDYTEIEVAEFPNMIVEKCGCTMDNISVI; from the exons ATGACCCTGCTACTGTACTGGCTCCTCAGTGCCCTCTGTCTGACGACTATCAGTGGATTTACCTCTGATGACATCAAAGAAGCTTTACTAAAGAAACTCAGCCTCCCTGAGGTCCCCCAGGTCCATAAGAGAGACCTAGACAACTTGGTGATCCCAAAGCACATCCAGGATAAATACATCTCCATGCTCCATAAGCacagagagaggaagagaagatCTCTGCCCAGCTTAGCTGGTATCATCAGGGGCATCTCTGGCAATGCAG ATATCTCTGGAGAGGTGCTCTACTCAGACACCACCAAGCAAACGCTGGTTTTTGAGATGGAAGCCAGGATCCCTGATAACAGCGAGGTGACCATGGCAGAACTCAAGCTCTTCAAGATTTCACCCAACCTCTTCAATGCACCAGACAGAAGGCTCCACAGACCGGTCACAAACGCTAGAGTTAGTGTCTACTATGTGGAAATATTGGCTGATGGAACTAACAGAACATCTCTGATTGACTCCAG GCTGGTACCCATCATGGAATCTGGCTGGAGGAGTTTTGATGTGACAATGGCTGTGCATTACTGGATGAGGAACAAGGGTCAGCGCAATATGCACCTGCAGATCAAAGTGGATGGAGAGAGACATGGCAGTTATGCATCCAACATGGCAAAGCTGGTGCAATTCACTACCCAGGACCCATCAGACAGTGTTCTGGGCAAGCCTGAGCTGGTGTTGTATACACTTAACCTGGATGAGCACGG TGCCCGCGGAGACTGTGCAAATTCAGGTACAAAGAAAGACAATGcttgctgcagggaggaatattaCATCAACTTCCGGGAAATGACCTGGACGCAGTACTGGATCATTGAGCCTGCAGGATACCAGGCCTTccattgtgtaggtggttgcaagCAGCCCAGATTCCCTATGCGCCAATATGGGTATGGGGAAAGAACTTGTTCAGTAGCAGAAAGCGCCCCTCTGCCAGTCATGTACCTGGTCAAAAAGGGAGACTACACAGAAATTGAGGTGGCAGAGTTTCCCAACATGATTGTAGAAAAATGTGGCTGCACCATGGATAATATTTCTGTCATTTAA